In Granulicella mallensis MP5ACTX8, the sequence AATCACGACGCAATTCTCTTCGCGATCCTGTGCGGCTTTCTGGCGAGCCTCTCGCTGGAAGCCAGACACACACGGCGAGTTTTACTTCTGGCCGCTCTAGCTGGAGTGGCCGCTAGTCTCAGCTCTCTGACGAAGCAGACGGTGGGGCTCGGATCGACGGTCGCTGTGCTGGTTCTTGGGATTGTGGCGATCTTTCAAATGGGTGGAATCAGACGCTCCCTTAGCTGGGCGCTGGCCTACTTGGCTGGCTTTGCCGTGCCTGTACTGGCGTTGGGGATCTATCTCCATCGCCTCGGTCTTCTGCAGGCGTGCCTCACGATGCTCTTTGTGAGCGGCCCCTCGGCCAAGGCCTCCGCTCCGCATGCTTTTTTGACGCGCGAGTTTTCTGTCGCTGCGGACAATCCGGCCTGGGTGATCCCGGCCCTGATTGCGCTGGTACTGAGTGCTCGCGCTATCTGGCGCTCTGTAGCAGATAGCAGAAGGAGTGAAGAGTGTCTTCCCGTGCGCTGGCCTTACCTTTGGCTGATTGTGCTTGCAGTGATTGGGTTGGCTGTGGTTCTCGATCTCACGGCGTTGCCTGCTCTCAACGATTTCTCGAAGTGTTCCGTGTATTACGTTCTGCTGGCCGGTAGTGTTCTGGGGGCTGTGGTCCTTGGGTATGGACTGAAGGCTCGCAGAGTGGATGCGCGCCTCTGGCAGATCGTTTTGTTTGCAGGAGTCGGATGGTCTGTCGCTGTAACGCTTTCGCTCTCGTGGCCGGCGTTTGAAGCCATGACTCTTCCGGGATTGGCGCTTCTGCTCGCTGCGGTTCTGGAAGGCTCAAAGGGCTGGGGCAGGCGGTTTATCTTTCTAGTGATCGCAGCGATGGTCTTTCTTGCGGTGCGCGAAAAGCTGGATCTGCCGTTCAGCTTCGATCATCAGGACGAACCCGCCATCCACTTTGCTACGCAGTCCTCCGCAGAGTCCATGCTGCGCGGTATGCGCCTGCCGCCCGAGACTGTGCGCCTTCTGGATGTGACCGCCTCGACGATGAGAGAGAAGGCGGGAGCGGGCGATACGGTCTTTACCTATCCCGAGATGGGCCTGCTCTATGTCTTGAGCGGAAAGAATCCACCGACGTGGTCGGGGTCGCACAACATCGATGTGGTTCCTGATAGCTTCGCGCGTGAAGAGGCCGATCGTGTGCTGCGGGCCCGTCCTGCTGTCCTGCTCTACGCGCGGCCTACAGAAGCCCAGCTTCGCCTTGAAGAAACTGTCTGGCGTAATGGAAACCGCAGTGGGCAACGCGATCTCGTCGCGGTACTCGATACGCTTGCAGCGGAATATCAACTGGTGGATACCTTCCGTCTCGAGCCCGGAGATAACCCGATACGTTTGTATGTGCGACGCTCCCAGTAGGTTGACACCCTAAGAATTGGATTGCTATAAAGGGCGCTCCACGAACTTACTGCATGAACAACGCCTGCGTGAGAGCCTTTCAGGATCAGCTTTGTGAACGTTATTCGTTCGGGTGGAAGATACAAATCAGTCAAAGAGGTCCCTCGCTGAGGGTCTTTTCTGTATAGAGATCTGAGAAGCCGTAGTGATACGCGGTTAAGGAGAGACTGTGAACTGGAAGGGAATCATCGGTTATTCATCCCTGAAAAAGAGATTTCTGGTGCTGACTGGCGTATGCCTGTCTTCGGTGACTCTCTTTCCCGCCTATTCCCAATCGATTGCTTCTTCTGGCAAGACAAAGACTGTTCTGATTTACGAGCAATCCAATCTGCCTCTCGAAACGCGTTTGGCAGACCTCTTGGGCCGCATGACTCTCGAAGAGAAAGTCCGGCAACTCGACTTCTATAGTGGGACGGACAGTCTTCTTGATCGTGGCTCCAAGAACTCACTGCCGTCCAAACAATCGCCCTTTAGTACCGCAAAAGCTGATGCTCTATTCGGGAGCCTGGGCGCTGGTGCAATTCATGATCTGGACCCCACGCCTGAGCAATACAACACGATCCAAAGATGGGTGATCGAACACAACCGCCTGCATATCCCGGCTCTTTTTATCGAAGAGGGTCTGCATGGTTTTGACACGGGAACGGTCTTTCCTGCACCGCTCAATCTTGCATCTACCTGGGACCCTTCCGTTGCAGAGAAGACAGGATCTGCGATTGCCGCAGAGGCTCGTGCTACCGGCGTAGGGATGATTCTTGCTCCGGTGCTAGATCTCGCGCGTGATCCGCGATGGGGCCGTATAGAAGAGGACTTCGGCGAAGATCCTTATCTTACCGGCCAGATGGGGCTAGCTTATGTTCGTGGAGCCCAGGGCGAAAGTCTCAACACGGATCACAACGTAGTTGCAGAGCCGAAGCATTTTGCCGCTCATGGCTCTCCGGAGGGGGGTACGAACACGTCTCCCGTTCATATCGGCGAGCGCGAGTTGCGCAGCGTCATGCTTAAATCCTTCGAGCCCGCGTTCCGGCAAGGTCACGCGATGGCGACGATGGCGGCCTACCATGAGATCGACGGCATCCCCGTGACTGCGGACCCCTACCTGCTGAAGACCATCCTTCGCCAGGAATGGGGTTTTCAGGGCATGGTGCTCTCCGATCTGGGTGCGATTCGGCGTCTCTACCAACTGCACCAGGTGGCTTCTTCTCCCAAAGCGGCATCGTGCCTGGCGATCAAGTCCGGGGTCGACATGCAGTTTTACGACTTCGACCATGATGTGTTTCAGAAAGCTCTTATCGACTGCGTACACGAAGGCAGCCTGCCTCAGGCCGATGTGGATAGAGCGGCTTCAGCGGTTCTCCGCCTCAAGTTCACGCTGGGTCTCTTTGATCGCCCGTATGTTGACCCAACCCTCAATGCGAAAGCGTATCGTTCGAAGCCGCACCTCGACGTCTCTCTGCAGTCCGCGCGGGAGTCACTGGTGCTGCTCAAAAATGAGAATGGCTTGCTGCCGTTTTCAAAGTCCATCCAACGAATCGCTGTAATCGGTCCGAATGCAGATGTCGCCCGGTACGGTGATTACGAGGAAGAAGCCAATGGCTTGCACATCAGCATTCTGCAAGGCGTAAAGGCCGAAGCGCCTCATGCGCAGGTAGAGTTCGATTCAGGCAAAGATATCGCCGCCGCGGTCGCGAAGGCCAAGTCCGCAGACGTTGTGATTCTGGGGCTCGGAGAGTGGCGCGGTATCTCGGGCGAAGCCTTCGACCGAACCTCGCTGGATCTGCCTGGAGAACAGGAGAAATTACTGGAAGCGATTACGGCGACGAATAAACCAGTAGTGCTGGTGCTCGAAAACGGACGCCCACTTACAATCGGCTGGGCGAAGGCTCATGTTGGTGCGATCGTCGAGGCCTGGTATCCCGGCGAATTCGGTGGTCAGGCTATTGCGGAGACGCTCTTTGGAGACAACAACCCAGCGGGCCGGCTCACCATTACCTTCCCGAAGACGGTGGGCCAAATCCCCGACTACTACAACACGGATCCTTCCAGGGCTTATGACTCGGACCTTACCAGGAGGAAGGTTTACGTTGATAACGACAGTCAACCGCTGTTTCCCTTTGGCTATGGCCTGAGTTACACGACTTTTCATTATTGTGATCTTCAGGTCACGCCGCCGGCTGCAAAATCCAATGAAGACGTCTCCGTCACCTTCACCGTTACGAATACAGGGACCAAGGCAGGAGATGAAGTGTCGCAGGTCTATCTGCGCGAGCAGTTCAGCAGCGTAGAGACTCCGGTGCGATCTTTGAAAGCTTTTACGCGTATGCCTCTACAGCCACAAGAAAGCAGAACGGTCACTCTGAAGATTCCCCGGTCTGAATTGGCGGTTTGGAATGCCGATGAGAAGTGGGCTGTCGAGGGAGGGAAGTACACCGTATGGGTAGGCGGATCTTCTGAGGCAGACTTGGCGAAGGAGTTCGATCTTCAGCCTTGAGGCAGGGTATTAGGGAATGCTCTTCGGACTGCCTAGAGGTGATTGCAGTTGCATTTGTTTTTCTGGTTGTCATTCCGAGCGCAGCGAGCGAATCTGCTGTCTCCCGTTTTTTGCCAGCGCCGCAAACATTGATGCGAAGGCTCCAACCATGCCGCAGTTCCGATTCACATATCATCTGGGTGGTACGAACGAAGAACGGGAGACAGCAGATTTGCTCGCTGCGCTCAGAAGGACAACCAGAAAAGCAACATTGCCGTATACCAATAAGAAAACGGCTTCTAAAGCCATCCGCAGAGCGTCGCCACGCGTTCCGCCCATTCGTCTTCCGTTGGAAGCGAGGGCAGAGGAACCTCGAGTTGTGTTCCGGCAACCGCGCTACCGATAGCGTGTTGAAGCCCTGGTAGCATGCCTTCTTCACCGCCTTCGATAACTGTGGCCCAAGGAGTTGAGCGCAGGATGTCGCTCACGCCGGACTCGCGATGCAGCAGCACCGGCAGGCCGCGTTCGAGGGCTTCAATCGCGGGGATGCCGTATCCCTGAACGGCTGGCATAAGGAACAGGTGAGCCTGCGTGTAAATTTGCTGCAGCTCTGCGTCGCTTACGTATCCGAGGAAGTGAACGCGCTCGGCCAGTCCAAGCACGGAGGCCAGCGATTGCATCGCCTCCATCTGCGAGCCACGACCGGTGATATCCAGCGACCAGTTCAACTGCGATGAGAGTGGGGAAGAGTCACGCTCCAGCGTTGCCAGGGCGCGCAGTATCCAGTCGATCCTCTTGTTGGCTTCGATCCGCGACACGCTCAGCATCCGCAATTCGCTCTGTACCGGCCGCAGATGGAACGCCTGGGGATCGCTCAGACCGCCCATGCGCGCGATGTCGGCTTCCACTCCATAGACGAGCCGAGTCTCATTGCGGAGGTACTCGCTGGTGACGATGGTATGGCCGCCACTGCGCAGGCCGTGCGCAGCGATCTTGTCGGAGACCCAACGCGCAAGGCGTCGTTTGGCGGTGAACTGATTCGTGTCTTCGAAGAGGCTCGGCGTATCGTGCATCAGGCAGTGGAAGCCGCGCATTCCGGCTAGCGTGGCATGCAGCGCTGGCTGAAAGCCTGACATCAGTGGAGCAGGGGCCTTGGGCCTTGCGGAGAAGTACTGGCGCAGGGCGGCGATCTTCTTCGTCGCGCGCATCTCCGGACGAAGCTGCACGACCTCGATAGGATGGCCTGCGTGAGCCGCCATGTCGACATGGTCGATGTAGGTGACGAAGTGGTGCGGAAGATCGTGCTGCATCAGCCAGCGCGACAGCGCGAGGACGCTACGCTCCGCACCGCCCATCGCCTCAATCTCGGTCAGGACGATGGCGCGTGAGTTTATTGGGATCTCTCGGCTCATCGTCCTCCCGGGTTATCGAACGGCCAGTTCGTCGAGATAGGTAAAGAACTCGGGGAACGAGATGCTTGCCGCTTCTGCACCGTGGATTTCGGTCTCGCCCTCGGCACGTAGCGC encodes:
- a CDS encoding glycosyltransferase family 39 protein, producing MDKAAYEDRTKGDGAWPLAFLLSLAAIFFLTYFNRFAGLRSGDGEFSGGVAFLAGKLPYRDYYTAGPPLNQIKSALELAIFGKTLLVARLAAVAERLVIAALLYAWLRRIFSSWASAIAALVTIIVSAGDHTDPLASYNHDAILFAILCGFLASLSLEARHTRRVLLLAALAGVAASLSSLTKQTVGLGSTVAVLVLGIVAIFQMGGIRRSLSWALAYLAGFAVPVLALGIYLHRLGLLQACLTMLFVSGPSAKASAPHAFLTREFSVAADNPAWVIPALIALVLSARAIWRSVADSRRSEECLPVRWPYLWLIVLAVIGLAVVLDLTALPALNDFSKCSVYYVLLAGSVLGAVVLGYGLKARRVDARLWQIVLFAGVGWSVAVTLSLSWPAFEAMTLPGLALLLAAVLEGSKGWGRRFIFLVIAAMVFLAVREKLDLPFSFDHQDEPAIHFATQSSAESMLRGMRLPPETVRLLDVTASTMREKAGAGDTVFTYPEMGLLYVLSGKNPPTWSGSHNIDVVPDSFAREEADRVLRARPAVLLYARPTEAQLRLEETVWRNGNRSGQRDLVAVLDTLAAEYQLVDTFRLEPGDNPIRLYVRRSQ
- a CDS encoding glycoside hydrolase family 3 N-terminal domain-containing protein translates to MNWKGIIGYSSLKKRFLVLTGVCLSSVTLFPAYSQSIASSGKTKTVLIYEQSNLPLETRLADLLGRMTLEEKVRQLDFYSGTDSLLDRGSKNSLPSKQSPFSTAKADALFGSLGAGAIHDLDPTPEQYNTIQRWVIEHNRLHIPALFIEEGLHGFDTGTVFPAPLNLASTWDPSVAEKTGSAIAAEARATGVGMILAPVLDLARDPRWGRIEEDFGEDPYLTGQMGLAYVRGAQGESLNTDHNVVAEPKHFAAHGSPEGGTNTSPVHIGERELRSVMLKSFEPAFRQGHAMATMAAYHEIDGIPVTADPYLLKTILRQEWGFQGMVLSDLGAIRRLYQLHQVASSPKAASCLAIKSGVDMQFYDFDHDVFQKALIDCVHEGSLPQADVDRAASAVLRLKFTLGLFDRPYVDPTLNAKAYRSKPHLDVSLQSARESLVLLKNENGLLPFSKSIQRIAVIGPNADVARYGDYEEEANGLHISILQGVKAEAPHAQVEFDSGKDIAAAVAKAKSADVVILGLGEWRGISGEAFDRTSLDLPGEQEKLLEAITATNKPVVLVLENGRPLTIGWAKAHVGAIVEAWYPGEFGGQAIAETLFGDNNPAGRLTITFPKTVGQIPDYYNTDPSRAYDSDLTRRKVYVDNDSQPLFPFGYGLSYTTFHYCDLQVTPPAAKSNEDVSVTFTVTNTGTKAGDEVSQVYLREQFSSVETPVRSLKAFTRMPLQPQESRTVTLKIPRSELAVWNADEKWAVEGGKYTVWVGGSSEADLAKEFDLQP
- a CDS encoding glycosyltransferase family 4 protein — protein: MSREIPINSRAIVLTEIEAMGGAERSVLALSRWLMQHDLPHHFVTYIDHVDMAAHAGHPIEVVQLRPEMRATKKIAALRQYFSARPKAPAPLMSGFQPALHATLAGMRGFHCLMHDTPSLFEDTNQFTAKRRLARWVSDKIAAHGLRSGGHTIVTSEYLRNETRLVYGVEADIARMGGLSDPQAFHLRPVQSELRMLSVSRIEANKRIDWILRALATLERDSSPLSSQLNWSLDITGRGSQMEAMQSLASVLGLAERVHFLGYVSDAELQQIYTQAHLFLMPAVQGYGIPAIEALERGLPVLLHRESGVSDILRSTPWATVIEGGEEGMLPGLQHAIGSAVAGTQLEVPLPSLPTEDEWAERVATLCGWL